The DNA region CGGGGTGTTGACGATCACCGGTTCACTGCCCGGCACGCCGAGCGGAATGACAGGTTGATCGCCTTCCTGGAGCAAATGTCCCTCCGTACGCGCCCATTCCTCCACCGCTTCCGTCGACTCTGCGTATGCCACCTGGGTTTGCAGAGCGTTTTGGGTTTGCATGGCTTGTGTGGCAAGCGCCTGCACCTGATTGCGCTGGTCGCTCAAACGGTTCAACTCCTCCAGCCGGGAGTTGAACTCAACGATGAACAGGATCAAAATGAAGATCCCGGCAAATATAGCCACGCGTCGGAATTGGATGGGAATCTGAAACATGGCTTTATCTTAATCCCATTCGCCCGTGTTGGCAAACCCTTTTGTGGTACAATCCTGCCCCGCAGGGCGTTGTACCCTTCGTCCTGACATCTCATGCCAGAAAGGGCTTAAAGAAAATGAAAGTTTTGCTTGTTAAGGATGTGTACAAACTCGGACGTGCTGGGGATATCAAAAAGGTCGCCGACGGATATGGCCGCAACTTCCTCATTCCGCAAGGGCTTGCCGTGCTCGCCACCGAAGGCGCCATGAAGCAGATTGAACGCATCAAGTCACAGGCGGAGATCCGCCGCAATGCCCAGAATCAGGAACTCAAGGGCATCGCCGATCAGATCAGCGAAGTGACCCTCACGTTTCCCTCCAAAGCCGGTGAAACCGGAAAACTCTACGGTTCCATCACCCCGCAGGATATTGCCACCGCGCTCACCGAAAAGATCCGCTTTGAGATCAAACGCCAGCAGGTGGATACCCAACCCATCCGCAACCTCGGCGAATTCACGGCGCACGTGCGCCTCACAATGGACCTCGTCCCTGAGATCAAGGTCATCGTGTACCGAGAAGGTGAAAGCCCTGAGAGCGTACTGCAGGCAGCTGAAACGCCGAAGCCGGAACCCGTTTCAGAACAACAGGAAGAACCCACTGCAGAAGCGCCAGCCGAAACAGCCGAATAAAATTGTAAACTCATCACCGGCTCAAGCCGGTGATGTTTGTAATACAATACAATCATGCCCGAAACCATAGGTCAGCGCCTCAAAAAGGCGCGCGAGGCGCGCTATCTTACCATTGAAAAAGCATCGGCAGATACGCGCATTCGCACAATATTTTTACAGGCATTGGAGGCGGACGATCACACGGTCATGCCCTCCGCCGCACAGGGGCGTGGTTTTTTGCGCAATTATGCCGAATATCTCGATCTCAACATCGACGAGATCATCTCGGAAATGCAGAGGATTGGACCGGAACCCGTTGAGATCAGCGGACCGCTTCCACAAGTCAACCTCGTTGAGACGGAACTTCCTCCCTTAACCGAATCAAAGGAAGAAGAACCTGCGCGTCCTTTCTGGACCCGTTGGTTTGCCCGGCGGACCAAAGCCGAATCTACCCCGCTGCCGATCCCGGAGCCTGTTGCCGAAGAAATCACGGAGCAGCCATCCGCGCTTGGTCATGAAATGGCAGCGGAGTTGCCGGAAAAAAAGCCGAAGCCGCGCGGACGCAAGAAAAAGAAAATAGAAGAAGAACCACCTCAGCCACAGGTTGAGGCGGATGCGGAGGAGATAAAGCCTCCAGTGGAGACTCTGCCGGAAGAGATAGAGCAGGTTCTCGTTCAGAATGAAGCGAAGCCGGGTCTGTTCGCGAGGATCTCTTCGCTGTTTCGTCCCAAAGCCAAACAGGTGGAACCTGAACCCGCTGTCGAGGTGGAAGAGACCGCGCCTGATCCGGTTGAAGAGAAAAACGTCGTTCCATCCCTGCCTGCGGACGTGATTCTGGCAGAGATCGGGGCGCAGCTGCGTGAGCGACGCGAGTTGATCAGCCTGACGATCGATGAGGTGGAACGGCATATCAAGTTGCGCGCGGTATTTGTGAAAGCGTTGGAAGACGGCGCGTTCGACAAATTGCCATCGCCGGTGCAAACGCGCGGAATGCTGACAAATTATGCCACTTTCCTTGACTTGGATGTGGATATGATCCTGTTGCGTTTTGCCGATGCGTTGCAGGCAAGGCGGCGGGAGAAGTATGCCGAAACGCCGCGCGAAAAGATCCAGACACAGGTGCAAACCTCCATGCCGTTCCTGCGGGCGTTCATTGCAGGTGATTTGATCTTCGGTGTGGTGATAATCGCCGCACTCGTGGTGCTGGCAGTCTGGGGCGGCGGACGTGTGATCCGCTTGCAGAGTGAGCGTGAGCAGATTCAGGCGACCGCACCGTCGATTGTCGATGTGCTTGGCGACCTGCCTTTGCCGACGGTTTCTCTGGCTGCGACGTTTGCTTTTGAAGGCGAGGGGACTCCGCCTGCGGACGAGGAAATCCCCGAAATATTGGATGAGCCGACACTCGGCACTTCAGCCAATGTGGTGGTGTCCGTCCTTGCGGTGGAACGCACGTTTGTGCGCATCTCTGTGGATGGGGAAGTGGCGTTCGAAGGCAGGATGGCTCCGGGCGAGACCAAAGTATTCGAAGCGGATGATCAGGTGGTTGTACTAACTGGTAATGGCTCTGCGCTGAGAATTACGTATAATGGACGTGATCTGGGCTTGATGGGCGGCGCAGGCGAAGTGGTTAGCCGCGTCTATCTGATCTCCGGGGTGGCGACGCCGACAGCCACCGTCCCGCCCACACCGACCAACACGCCTCCGGTCACGCCGACGTTTACACCCACATCCACACCGACCGTGACGCCGCCGGCAAGTCAGTAACGCTTACATACAATAGAGGTTTTGTGTCAAAAAATACATTTCATTTAGTTTCCATGGGCTGTTCGAAAAATACGGTCGACTCCGATTCGATGGCGCAGTTGCTGCAACGGGACGGGTATCTTCCTGTTGATAATCCCGCCAAGGCTTCGGTATTGATCGTCAATACTTGCGGATTTATCGGTCCTGCAAAGGAAGAATCGTACAAGGTCTTGGGGGAGTTGGCAAGCTCCAAGAAAAAGAATCAGGTCTTGATCGCGGCGGGATGCCTGACCCAGCGTTACGGTGTGGAAGTGGCTCAGAAAGTCCCCGGTATTGACGGCATCCTCGGCACGCGCCGCTGGATGGATATTGTCCAAGTCGTGAGCGAATTACGCAAGAGCAAACACCCCCAACCGATCTATCATCTGCCCGAAGCGCCCACCGTCGGCTCGGATGAACATGAAGCGTTGCGTGTCAGTGTGGCGGGAACAAGTGCATATATCAAAATAGCCGATGGCTGCCGCCGCCCGTGCGCGTTCTGCGCGATCCCGCTCATCAAGGGCACGGCGGTTTCGCGTCCGATTGAATCTATCATCAATGAAGCGCGCCTACTGCGTGACAACGGCGTGCGCGAACTTATCCTCATTGCCCAGGATACGACCGATTATGGTCATGACCTTGGTATAAAAGATGGTCTCGCGGTTTTGCTGGAGCAGTTGACCGATGCTGTCCCCGATGTGGATTGGATCCGCATCATGTATGCCTATCCTGGTTACGTCACCGACCGCCTGATCGAAGCGATGGCGACGCGCAAGCAGGTGCTTCCGTATCTCGACATGCCGCTCCAGCACGCGCACCCCAAAACGCTCTACCGCATGAAGCGCCCGTCCAACATGGATTGGGTGCACAGGACGCTCGGAAAAATGCGCGCTGCCATGCCGAACATCGCCATGCGCACCACTTTCATCGTCGGCTACCCCGGCGAGACGGACGAGGAATTCCAGGCGTTGTATGATTTTATCGATGAGATTCGATTCGACCGAGCCGGAGGCTTTCAATTCTCCTTCGAGCCGGGGACGACATCCGCGCCTCTGGGCGACCCCGTGCCTGCTTCCGTCAAAGAGGAACGATACAACCGCCTGATGGAACTCCAGCAAACGATCTCGCTGCAGGTGAATCAGTCCTATGTCGGCAAAACGCTGGATGTGCTGGTGGAGGGCTACAACGACAATATTTCAATCGGACGCTCTTATCGAGATGCGCCTGAAATTGACGGGCTGGTCCTGATCGAAGGGAAAGCCGAGGTCGGTGATATTGTCCCTGTGCGGATCACCGGCGCATTGGCATACGACTTGACGGGCGTGCCGGCGGAAGAGAAAACGTTGATCCAATTGTAGGTTTGTACAATTCATAAAAAGACCGCTGCTTTTTGGGCAGCGGTCTTTTGGTTAAGATACTCTTGCCAGCGCAGTCGCTCCAAGGATCAGGGCGGAAAGCGCGAGATTGATCCGCAGGAGGAGCAATTCCTTTTTCTGCAATTTGGCGAGTTCGGTTTCCTCCGCTTTTTCCTTTTTCATCAGTGTGCGGTGGATGGCGGGGAGTACTTCCCAGGTTTGGATGGCACTGACCACGACCATGAGGACGGCAAATCCATGCTTGACGAGGATGGCGAACGACCATTGCGTGCTGAGCGAGAGAAAACCGTCATAGTGCGGGCTGGTACTGAGTTGGAAGAGTCCCGTTACCAGCAGGATGCCCATGCAGAACCATGCGAGCGGTTCGAGGCGTTTTTGCAGGGCGGAGATCAGGCTGAGTTGATCGCCCAGGTTCAAGGTCCGGTGGGAGGCGGGCAGGACGAGGATGTTGATGGCGGCGAGACTGCCGATCCAGACTACAGTTGCCAGCATGTGCAGCCAGTAAATGACTGCCAATGTCCAAGTGGAAGGTGCTTCCATATGTTATGGAGTCGGGGTTTCGGTTGGTTCCGGGGTGGGACCTTCCGTGGGCGATCCATCCACCGTAGGCGTCGGCGTGATGATGAGTTCCGGCGTGGCTGTGGGCGGGAAGCAGATCAACAGTGCTTCTCTATAGTTTGCATCGGCGGCGGCGTCCAGTCCGCCGATGGCGGCGGCATTGTTGTATTGATCCACTGCGCCGCAGTAATCGCCCCGCAGGTAAAGCTCATCGCCATAGCGCATGAGCGCGAAGTAGTAGCGCTGTGATGCAGTCATGGTGCCGTCCCAAAGGGAGGGCCAGCCTGCGCCAACCTGTGAAAAGTACACGACGGCTTGTTCCCAGTTCAGCTCCCAGAAGCTTGCGCCGGTGATGTAGGCGCGTGCGCCTTCGCGAAGCCCGATGGATGAGTTGTCGAGAGGACCGAAGCGCTCGGCAAGGGTCAGGTAGTAGATCCCGCCTTCGAGATTCCCCTGCTGTGTGATCAGGCTGTATCCGTAATTGCGGAGGACGAAGTAGTACATACCGTCCACTTTGGCGGTGTTATAGGTTGGGTCAAGTTTGCGGATGGTGTCCAGCGCTTCCAGTGCGCCCGCCCAATCCTGCGCGCGGATGAGTTCCTGTGCGCGCCCGAAGGCGCTTTCCGCACCGCTGAAATCGGGCGTGGGTGTGATGGTGGCGGTGGGTGCCGGGGTTGGGACGGAACTCAGGACAAGCACTTCCGTTAATTTATCCCGTGCGCCGGGGTAGGACGGGTCCTTGTCAATGATGAATTCAAGGCGCTGGCGGGCGTTTTCGTAGCGTCCAAATTCGATGTCCACCAGTGCGAAGGAGAACTGTTCGGTGAGTTGTTCGGCAAGAATGGATCTTTCCGCTGTCCTGCGCGCTCCGATCCCGGAAGAATAGCCGCCCAATCCACCGAGTCCAATGAGCAGGAGGAACCCCAGAACGCTGATAAGGATGGGGCGCCAGTGTGGGGTTTTCTTCACTGCCTTGATCGGTTGGGTATCTTCTTCCTGATAGGGTTGATTGGGTTGTGTATTTCCAAGTTGTTCTGACATGAGGATGATTATACATTCCTTTGAAAAATTGCGATTTTTTCTTAGATTGGTTTTATTCAGCTACATTCTGAACAAGAGCTTCACTTCGGACCAGATAATTGCCAGCGCGATGCTGCCGCCAATGACCATGCCGATCAGTGCGGTGACGATGGCGCCGCCGGGCAGATAGACTGCGATGAGGTAGGCGATTACTCCGCCCACGACCGCTGCCAGCAAGCCTTTGAATACGGCGCTGTTCGTTTTCAGGGGTTCATGCGTCCGTTTGGAGAGCCAGACGAGCAGGATGATGGCTTCGATCAACAGGGCGATCTCGGCAAACGCGATGATCGGCGCGCCGATATCGGCAAACAGGAAAACACCGACGATGCTGATCGCCAGAAACATGGCAAGCCGCAGGAGGACGGCATACAGCGGGACCATCGGTTCCTTGCGGGCGTAGAATGCGCGGACTGCCACTTCGTGAATGACATAGCCCGTCAACGTGGCAAGGTAGGCGCGCGTGGTCCAAGTGATGAGTACGGAGGTGGCTTCATCGAAGCCGAAGACGGCGCGCACCAGCGGATGAAGTCCCGCCGACATGACCGCCGCGACGGGCAGGGTAAGTGCGATCAAGACTCGCAGGGCGCGTTCGACCGTAGCGCCGAACTCCTTCCAGTCACGTTTTGAAGCGAGTTCTGAAAGGGTCGGCAAAAGCGCAGTGGCAATGGCAGTCCCAAGGATGGTTTCAGGGACTTGCATGATCATCCAGCCGAAGGTCAGGGACGTGACCGCGCCAACCTGATCCAAGCGTGATGCGAGATTATCGCGCGCGATGAAGATGAGTTGGATGCCTGCCATCGTAAAGAGGCGCGGAGCCATCAATTTGACCGCTTCGATCAAACCTGTATGGCGGAGATCCAGCGACGGCGTCCAGCGGAATCCGAATTTGAAGAGCATGGGAACCTGCACCAGCAAATGCATTGCCGCGCCGATGATCACGCCATAGACCAGACCATAGATCCCAAAATGCGGTACAAGGAAGATCG from Anaerolineales bacterium includes:
- the rplI gene encoding 50S ribosomal protein L9; the encoded protein is MKVLLVKDVYKLGRAGDIKKVADGYGRNFLIPQGLAVLATEGAMKQIERIKSQAEIRRNAQNQELKGIADQISEVTLTFPSKAGETGKLYGSITPQDIATALTEKIRFEIKRQQVDTQPIRNLGEFTAHVRLTMDLVPEIKVIVYREGESPESVLQAAETPKPEPVSEQQEEPTAEAPAETAE
- the murJ gene encoding murein biosynthesis integral membrane protein MurJ, with amino-acid sequence MNKLSRLARNSLIVAFFFLINKIFAFVHTAIVSRIYTDEVHLLDTFNAANNLPDMLFALISGGALAMAFIPLLTEYLTTKDRAAAWDLFSRVANFGFIATGVAALIIAIFAQQIVDAEIGIAPGFGVEQRTLLAELMRLNLIGTLIFSISGLVMASLQANQHFVMPAIAPSMYNIGQIFGAIFLVPHFGIYGLVYGVIIGAAMHLLVQVPMLFKFGFRWTPSLDLRHTGLIEAVKLMAPRLFTMAGIQLIFIARDNLASRLDQVGAVTSLTFGWMIMQVPETILGTAIATALLPTLSELASKRDWKEFGATVERALRVLIALTLPVAAVMSAGLHPLVRAVFGFDEATSVLITWTTRAYLATLTGYVIHEVAVRAFYARKEPMVPLYAVLLRLAMFLAISIVGVFLFADIGAPIIAFAEIALLIEAIILLVWLSKRTHEPLKTNSAVFKGLLAAVVGGVIAYLIAVYLPGGAIVTALIGMVIGGSIALAIIWSEVKLLFRM
- a CDS encoding DUF4115 domain-containing protein, yielding MPETIGQRLKKAREARYLTIEKASADTRIRTIFLQALEADDHTVMPSAAQGRGFLRNYAEYLDLNIDEIISEMQRIGPEPVEISGPLPQVNLVETELPPLTESKEEEPARPFWTRWFARRTKAESTPLPIPEPVAEEITEQPSALGHEMAAELPEKKPKPRGRKKKKIEEEPPQPQVEADAEEIKPPVETLPEEIEQVLVQNEAKPGLFARISSLFRPKAKQVEPEPAVEVEETAPDPVEEKNVVPSLPADVILAEIGAQLRERRELISLTIDEVERHIKLRAVFVKALEDGAFDKLPSPVQTRGMLTNYATFLDLDVDMILLRFADALQARRREKYAETPREKIQTQVQTSMPFLRAFIAGDLIFGVVIIAALVVLAVWGGGRVIRLQSEREQIQATAPSIVDVLGDLPLPTVSLAATFAFEGEGTPPADEEIPEILDEPTLGTSANVVVSVLAVERTFVRISVDGEVAFEGRMAPGETKVFEADDQVVVLTGNGSALRITYNGRDLGLMGGAGEVVSRVYLISGVATPTATVPPTPTNTPPVTPTFTPTSTPTVTPPASQ
- a CDS encoding CopD family protein; the encoded protein is MEAPSTWTLAVIYWLHMLATVVWIGSLAAINILVLPASHRTLNLGDQLSLISALQKRLEPLAWFCMGILLVTGLFQLSTSPHYDGFLSLSTQWSFAILVKHGFAVLMVVVSAIQTWEVLPAIHRTLMKKEKAEETELAKLQKKELLLLRINLALSALILGATALARVS
- the rimO gene encoding 30S ribosomal protein S12 methylthiotransferase RimO: MSKNTFHLVSMGCSKNTVDSDSMAQLLQRDGYLPVDNPAKASVLIVNTCGFIGPAKEESYKVLGELASSKKKNQVLIAAGCLTQRYGVEVAQKVPGIDGILGTRRWMDIVQVVSELRKSKHPQPIYHLPEAPTVGSDEHEALRVSVAGTSAYIKIADGCRRPCAFCAIPLIKGTAVSRPIESIINEARLLRDNGVRELILIAQDTTDYGHDLGIKDGLAVLLEQLTDAVPDVDWIRIMYAYPGYVTDRLIEAMATRKQVLPYLDMPLQHAHPKTLYRMKRPSNMDWVHRTLGKMRAAMPNIAMRTTFIVGYPGETDEEFQALYDFIDEIRFDRAGGFQFSFEPGTTSAPLGDPVPASVKEERYNRLMELQQTISLQVNQSYVGKTLDVLVEGYNDNISIGRSYRDAPEIDGLVLIEGKAEVGDIVPVRITGALAYDLTGVPAEEKTLIQL